In a genomic window of Methanophagales archaeon:
- a CDS encoding transposase translates to MYIGLDVHKKLSYYSMVDGRGTEMQRGRFPTTCEGLDEFASKLPEDAKVAIEASTSGIFAYERLDESGIEVHLAHPVYVKPFAKKHVKTDKVDARVLAQLLRMAYLPESYVPGKEIRDQRVMIRHHASLVRLRTSIKNRIHALLAIEGVQTSEFSDLFGKKGMEFLKGVKLPQVTRGTG, encoded by the coding sequence ATGTATATAGGATTGGATGTGCATAAAAAGTTGAGCTACTATTCGATGGTAGACGGCAGGGGAACAGAGATGCAGAGAGGTAGATTTCCAACGACATGCGAAGGCTTGGACGAGTTTGCGAGCAAGTTGCCTGAAGACGCAAAAGTGGCGATCGAGGCGTCGACTTCGGGTATCTTTGCGTATGAGCGCCTGGACGAAAGTGGGATAGAAGTGCATTTGGCACATCCAGTTTATGTCAAGCCGTTTGCAAAGAAGCATGTGAAGACAGACAAGGTGGATGCTAGGGTGTTAGCGCAATTGTTGAGAATGGCTTACTTGCCGGAGAGCTATGTTCCGGGTAAAGAGATAAGGGACCAGAGAGTCATGATTCGGCATCATGCAAGTCTTGTTCGTTTACGGACTTCAATAAAGAACAGAATACACGCATTGCTGGCGATAGAGGGGGTTCAGACATCGGAATTCAGTGACCTATTCGGAAAGAAGGGGATGGAGTTCCTGAAAGGAGTGAAACTTCCCCAAGTGACGAGAGGCACTGGAT
- a CDS encoding response regulator transcription factor: protein MRHKRRGKSNREIAFEMRVSVSTVKRVWSYWLTHGEYLPIRKRGRKVKEIISEVNMTT from the coding sequence GTGCGACACAAGAGAAGAGGAAAGAGCAACAGAGAGATAGCGTTTGAGATGAGGGTCAGCGTTTCAACGGTCAAGAGGGTATGGTCTTACTGGCTCACACACGGGGAGTATTTGCCAATAAGAAAGAGGGGGAGAAAGGTGAAGGAAATAATAAGTGAAGTAAATATGACTACATGA